The sequence gaatatcgccatcatccagggcacgtttctgcaaccaaccggcgaaagtcctcgtttgttcgcgtgtaatccagtcgtcagacttctccgggtatttggactgtagaaaattcttgtgttcctccatatacggagccaccaaggcggaattctgtagaactgtgtagtgtgcttcagtgagacaatgcccgtccatacatattatttgatgccctcctagcgtgcctttttccttccagtctgcccttatgccgcgattcaggaacaccaatcggcttaaggtcaggaataaagtcaatacaaaactcaatgacctcctcattttcatggcccttcgagatgcttccttttggcctagcacgattatgaacatatttcttcaagactcccatgaacctttcaaaagggaacatattgtgtagaaatacaggacccaaaacgttagtctcttcgcaaaggtgaactaggacgtgcgtcatgatgttgaagaaggatggtgagaacaccaactcgaaactgacaagacattacaccaaatcattctgtaaccttggtatgatttctggattgattaccttctgagagattgcattgaggaatgcacatagcttcacaatggccaatcgaacgttttccagtagaagcctcctcaatgcaaccggaaggagttgcgtcataatcacatggcagtcatgagactttaggttctggaacattttctctgccatatttattattccctttatattcgacgagaagccagatggtaccttcatgctgagcaggcattcgaagaagatttccttctcttctttggtaagagcgtagctggcctgaccctgatgtatgtcgtcttttccgtgcatacgttgttggtcctcctgtgcctctggtttatcttttgtcttcccatacacacccaaaaagccaagcagggtcacgcaaagattcttcgtcacgtgcatcacgtcgattgcggagcggacctctaggtctttccaatatggcaggtcccaaaatatagatttcttcttccacatgggtgcgcgtccgtcagcgtccttcggaacaagttgtccgccaggacccttccaaagattaccttcaaatccttgaccatatcatgtacatcagcaccagtacggtgtcgaggcttcgtctggtgatccgcctcacctttgaaatgcttgcctttctttcttacgggatgcctgctcggaagaaatcgacgatgtcccaggtacacattcttcttacaactattcaaatatatactgtcggtatcatccaaacagtgtgtgcatccgcggtatcccttgtttgtctgtcctgaaaggttactgagagcaggccaatcattgatggtcacgaacagcaacgcctttaggtcaaattcttcccccatgtgctcatcccatgcacgtacacctgttccattccacagttgtaagagttcttcaattaatggccttaggtacacatcaatgtcgttgccgggttgcttagggccttggatgagcactggcatcataatgaacttccgcttcatgcacaaccaaggaggaaggttatacaaacatagagtcacaggccacgtgctatggttgctgctctgctccccaaaaggattaatgccatctgcacttagaccaaaccatacgttccttgggtcacctgcaaactcctcccagtactttctctcgatttttctccactacgaaccgtcagcgggtactctcaactttccgtctttcttacggtcttctgcgtgccaccgcgtcgccttcaCATGcactttgttttggaacaaacgtttcaaccatggtattataggagtataccacatcaccttggcaggaatcttcttcctagggTGCTCagcctcgacatcaccagggtcatcgtgaCTGATCTTAtaacacaatgcaccgcatactgggcaagcattcaaatcctcgtactcaccgcggtagaggatgcagtcattagggcatgcatgtatcttttgcacctctaaccctagagggcagacaaccttctttgcttcatacgtactctcgggcaattcgttgtcctttggaagcatattctttatcattaccagcaactttccaaatcccttgtcagatacaccattctctgccttccattgcagcaattcaagtgtggtgcccaacttttttttatcagcttcgcaattcgggtacaacaatttcttgtgatcctctaacatgcgctgcaacttcgtcctctccagatcacttgcgcagtttctctttgcatcggcaatggcccgacctagatcatcagcgggctcatctgatgcctcttcttcagcttctttttgcattgccagctcagcttcttcccccattgttgtatcatcgtattcagggaacccatggccaggatagccgtcgtcgtcctcttcttcttcattgtcttccatcataacccctatttctccgtgcttggtccaaacattatagtggggcatgaaaccggactcaaataggtggacgtgaatggttcttgacgtagagtaactgtgaccattcttacagccagcacatggacaaggcataaaaccatccgtccgcttgtttgcctcagcggcaagcagaaaagtatgcacgccattaatgaactcgggagagcatctgtcatcatacatccattgtcggctcatcttcattacacaacaccgaatagaccaaattaatacaagttcatacataaagttcatacataaagttcatatacaacacttaattaaatgcaacatacaaataactctctagataaagaatttaaatgcaacaacaaatgcgatgaagatcgcaattaaggtaataattgatccaacagcataatgataccaagccacactatcaatggcatattttctaatctttttaatcttcaacctcattttctccatcttgatcttgtgatcatcgacgacatcggcaacctGCAACTCTAATTCCATCTTCTCCcgctcaattcttttcaatttttctttcaaatactcgttttctctttcaactaaatttaacctctcgacaatagggtcggttggaatttccggttcacatacctcctagataaaaatatctatgtcaacttgatgggcataatttgtcataaacacgaaatgcaacaactagttttaaaagagaatataccacatctgaatcataacaaggacgagggccgatggggacggatatcaaaaccatggcactatgtataacaaacaacgtacgggtaagataattatacgagtaactatatatccaaatcacataaacatcaatttggtaatgtaaaacattcatgaacaagagcctcaccagaaggtggtgccggcgacgggactgtgcggacgatcgacggtagttacgacggagatttagaaggcactaagtaaaccacacctacatatgcaaactaagtgttatttttgtgctgaaattgcatataaatcaaatactaccaaatataattattcctcccaaattaatcactatgcaaagcattgcaagagctaatctagcaatgagagttgaaaggacaaagttgctaatctttgtgatcatttgaatggatgggggccttcaaatcttgacaaattttgggcaaaatttgtgaggagctcgaggagagagggggaagaacagaggaagtgaggggaaaggggaagaacagagtggctcggggggacgaagggtttatgtacgtcgacctttagtaccggttcgtgccacgaaccggtactaaagatgctggacgggccccagactgacaacaccctgccaccatcctctttagtaccggttcgtggcacgaaccggtactataggttcgccacgaaccggtactataggttcgccacgaaccggtactaatgagaatggccggctagccgttggaaccggtactattggacacattagtgccggctcaaaaccaaaccggcactaatgtgtctcatattaggtcctttttctactagtgagggaaATAACTAAAGGAGTGCTACAAAATAGTCGCTTGGAATTTAAAGTTGTCAGTCGATTTCTAGCTTTCAATCTCAACCGTTCGATCAAGATCGAACATCCAGGGCATCATCTTCCACCTCGACTCTTTTCTTCCTCACCCGATCTTTTCCCCAGCAGCCACCACAGACCACCGGGCGGACCGCCAGCCACCCCCACCCGCGGGCGGTGGTGCTCCCCCGCAGCCTCGCCGTCCCGCTCTCCCCGAAACCTCCTCCCACTGCCGTGCTACCCCcgcccctggccatccctctagccccagGCCTTGCCGGGTTTTTTCTCCGGTGAACCTTCACAACAGCCGTGCTGCCGCCCCCACCCCCCACCCTAAGATAGATGATGGGGTTCCTCCCCTCAGGTTGTTTCTCCCTTCAACTAGATTTTTTTTGCGGGGGCCCCTTCAACCAGAATTGACTGACTCAAATTCGAAAGTCACGCGACTGACATGTAGCTATTGTGAACAACTAACCACGTAGGTGGGTACACGCATGGGATTATGCATGTAGAGCGTGCAACATGCAACACATTTTTCATACGGGCAGTGCAGTCGTATTATAAATGACAAGTAGTTAAACGCATGACATGAATTACAGCTCAGAACACAGCTAGCACATAAATAGAGCATGCAACTTAATTTGTACCCATGTGTCTAAGTAGACACACTGTCACAACTGTCATACCAAATGAGACACTCTGTACCATGCATGTCAGTGCGTACATAGTCCGTCGGATACACATGTATCCGTCTGAGCTCTTGCAACCTGTTTCCATAAATTTGTGTAGACATGTGTGTAGAAATTGACAAACACCTTAGTTTTGTAGAGACCAGACATCTAGAAGAGTGAGGGCATGTGTTCCCGGAGCAACTCGGCCTTCGTGCCGCCGGTGCCGAAGCCGCAGCAGACGAAGCGGCGGCAGGAACAGGAGTCAAGAGGCTGTCGCAGGGGATCCCGGGCCTCCCGGCGTGCGTTGGCGAAGAGCGAGGAGGTGCGGAGGTACAGCGCGGTGGAGCGTCGTGAGCGCATCGAGAGATACCGGAGCAAGCGCAAGCGCCGCAACTTCCAAAAGAAGATCACCGTACGTATTTGCTTTCCGGTCTCCTGGTTAATTTGCATTCATTCGTTCGCTCAGCCATGCATTTCTTTCTGTATTATACTTTGCAGTACGCTTGCCGGAAGGCGCTCGCGGATAGACGGTGGAGGATCAAGGGGCGCTTCGCACACGCCGGAGAGGAAGAACAAAAGGCGTGCCTTGCAGAAACGTCAAACCAAGGTTCAAGCAGCACTAGCGGAAGTGCGGTGCCGGAGTGGTGGCCAGCAATGGAGGAGGCGCTGGctaggaaggaggaggtggatggCATCACTAAGCTCCTCCGCTGTGACCATGAGATGCTCGTCTCATACCTCGGCCTAAACCTCTGCTGTGCTCGTGACCCTTCCAACCATCCATCCACCTGAACAATGTAGTGCAATCAAACGCCGTCTATCCAAGGTCACAAGATTGAAATCCGAAgttaaagaaaaaaaaaggagtcGTATGTTgagtttttcatttttctatttccatttttgaaatGAGCTTTTGATCCATCTACGGAAGctgttattttttttccttttttgagatCCTATGGAAGCTGTAGGAATTGGAAGTTCTAGCCAACTCATGGGCCAAATCAAACTTGGGCTATGCATCCCAAATTGCTGTATCTTTGCGGATTAAGAATGCTTACTTTTTTTAAAGAGAAAATATTAATAATGCTTACTGGATGTGGTCCGGCACAACAAGTTTGGTCCGCGTGTTGTGGCCATGAAGTAGAGTGGAGTGAATGCCAACACTCAACTTCGACCTCATCGGGTCGTTGTCCTCCTTGTGTAGCGACCTAAAGTCCGATAGGGAACTCAGGTCCGACGTGACCCTAGTCTTCCAATGTTTATGGAAGCACCACAATAACATGGTCTTTCATGAGGTGATAGCCTCTCCCAAACTGGTGTTGCGCCACATTTAAGAGGACTTCCTTACATGGGTCTCTATGCAAAGTTGATCTACAACACGGCCTTTGAGTGCGTGGGCATGGTGTCGTGTGTGGCGTTGCATACTCGCTTGGTACCTTGCCCTATGTTCTGATAAGCCTCCCATCAATTATCGACGAAAAACTCTAAACAGCTATTTGGTATACAATTATAACAACATACCTATGGGGAGAAGGGATTTGTGCAAGCAGAAAACAGAAAACCACCCAACCGCTCCCGAGTCGCTCCGCACGGCGACCTGAGGGAACCctagcgcgccgccgccaccaagctcctccttccctcttctttgtcgctgctggtggGCTCAGTCTGGCAAAGCTTTGTCGGAGCCGGCAGCCATGTGCTAGCTTCATCTCCTCGCGTGTTGGAGCCGATGCGGTGCAACTGCTACGAGCCAGGGTGTGGCGCGGAAAACTGGAACCACGACGCGACATCGTGCAAGTGCGTTTGCGGCGTGATGGGTAGCTCAGAGGGTGGTGGTTATGCTGGTGGTGGCCTTGGTGGCTATCCAGGCTTCGCTCAGATCTAGCATGCAGTGGCTACTGGTAGTGAGGACTAGGGATGCGTGAGCCGGAGGCTGCTCTCCTGTTTTCCTGTTGTGGTGGCCGACAACCATGGTGGTTTTGGCCCCACACTCGGTTGGATGATATATAGGCCGAGGTGGGTTGGGGCGGTGGAGGTTTGGTGGTAACAGCGTCGCGGTCGTGGTCCTACAGCGGGCGCGGGGTGGTGGTGGGGACATCCCATCTCCTGGGTCCGATCCGGAGGTGTGTGACGGCGCTGGTTCTAACCTAGGGTTTGTGCTCGAGCAAGCCAAATATGGGCCCGAAGAGGATCGGAGTTGTCACTCTGGGTATGTGAGGTTGGGCTTGGTCTGGGTTGTGCATGCAAGCTATGCTCTCGTGGGTGCGGTGGGGCGGTGGTGGTCGTGACGCCACTACACTGTCAGATGGATTGACGCCGATGGCCACGGTCTTGGCATCATTCAAGCTCGCCTAGGCCACTCTTGAGGGATATGGCCGATAGCTATAGGCTGTATCGGGGTTGTGTCCCCCCTGCCCATCGGGGGTAGTTGAAGCGTCGATTCCCCCTACCATGGGAGGGTGGTGGACCCTGATGCCAGTCTTGGAGTGGAATGAGTTCCTTCTACTCTTCCAATTAGGTTGTTGTGCACATACGTAGATGGTTGGCAGTGTCTAATCTGGACAaggatgctggggcggcggccctggatggcgttgctacctcttgagcatgcgttggttttccctcgaagaggaatgggtgatgcagtaaagtagtgtaagtatttccctcagtttttgaaaaccaaggtatcaatccagtaggaggctacacgcaaatccctcgtacctacacaaacaaatataagaaccttgcaaccaatgcgataaaggggttgtcaatcccttcacggccacttgcaaaagtgagatctgatagagataataagataaatatttttggtattttaatgatatagattggaaagtaaagattgcaaaataaaatagatcaaaaacttatatgatggaaaatagacccggggaccataggtttcactagtggcttctctcaagataacataagtattatggtggatgaacaaattactgtcgagcaattgatagaaaagtgcatagttatgagaatatctaggcatgatcatgtatataggcatcatgtctgcaacaagtagatcaaaatgtttctacatctactactattactcaacacatcgaccgctattcagcatgcatctagagtattaagttcataagaacagagtaacgcattaggcaagatgtagagggataaactcaagaaatatgatataaaccccatctttttatcctcgatggcaacaatacaatacgtgccttgctgcccctgctatcacttggaaaggacaccgcaagattgaacccaaagctaagcacttctccaattgcaagaaagatcaatctagtaggccaaaccaaactgataattcgaagagacttgcaaagataacaaaccatacataaaagaattcagaggagattcaaatattgttcatagataatcttgatcataaacccacaattcatcggatctcgactaAACACCgcaaaaaggattacatcgaatagatctccaagaagatcgaggagaactttgtattgagatccaaagagagagaagaagacatctagctaataactatggaaccgaaggtctgaggtaaactactcacacatcatcgaagaggctatggtgttgatgtagaagcccatggtcgattccccctccggctgagcgccggaaaaggccccaagatgggatctcacggatacagaaggttgcggcggtggaaatagggtttcgtggtgctctcggatgttttcagggtacatgagtatatataggcgaaagaagtcggtcaggggagccacgaggggcccacgagggtgggggtgcgcctaccctctgggcgcgcctccctgccttgtggccgcctcgttgcttccttgacgtccactccaagtctcctggattgtgtttgtttcaAAAACGACTctccccaaggtttcattccgtttggactccgtttgatattccttttctacgaaacactgaaataggcaaaaaaaatagcaattcggactgggcctctggttaataggttagtcccaaaaatagtataaaagtgtataataaagcccattaaacatccaaaacagataatataatagcatggaacaataaaaaattatagatacgttggagacgtatcaggcgttcGCATGGTTGGCTCTTCGCCGGGCATCATGGCGGCGATGGTGGCTAAGTCTATTGGCCGTGTGGGCAACAAGGGGTGTAGTGGTGGGTGGATCGGGCTGGCCCTTTGTTGCCGGCAGTAGCGACATCGAGATTTGGATGTGGAGGCTTGTATTGGTCTTGAGTGTCATGGGTGCCTAGTTGTGACATGTGATGGTGCATAATCCGGTTAGTACCCTCGGTATGGTTGCTAACGTGGTCGTAAGTACCAGACCATAGGTCACATAGGGGTGTTACCCACGTTCGGGCCTCCGCTGAGGACTAATGTTGTACGCCCTTCTTTGTGTTCTTATTCATAGTGGGTATACCTCGGAGGAGTCATTACAATTGAGAGATAAGTTGCTACCAAATGTCTATGTCTACGAGAGTAGATGGCTCAGAGTCCTCTACAAGGTGGTTACTAGGGTTTTACAAGAGGTAGATCTAATTTGTACACCGACATCTTGACTTGGGTTCCAAGATGATCTCTAATTGCTCCATCCAATTCTCCGGGCTCCCTTTGGCCGCCAACTCATTGGCATGACTTATGGGCCCCTAGGCAGGCTCGGCGTCTAGCTCCTGGGGATAAACCACCCCCGGCGCACCACACTGTAAACGCAACCGAGATGCTAATAGAAAGCTCCGCGCTTTGGCACCTATGTCTCCGGCGCCCGCCGGTACCGTTCTCCTCTTGAGGACATCATTGTGGTTCTCCTCTCCGTGGTAGTGTTCGGAGTGATGATCCTATCTCTCTTGGACTCAACAGCGGCAACACTTTGTGCTGTTCCCCGTCCCAAGGGCATTATCATGGAGTTTAGGTGTCCTAGGGTGTGCGGTGGTGTTGTATTTGGGCCTTCATGTGTTACTTTTTGTCTCAACATAGTCGCTTGTATTTATGTTGCCATGCTCCCTCAGGATCTGCTTTATAATAGGGTCTCCTCACTTTCTTACATCATTCGGTCATGTACTTTTATAGTTTGCTTTGTGTTTATCTATAAAGCAAGGAAGGATTGTGACACCCCTATAATTAAGCTACATTGATCTCTTACTAATGATGTCATGTCACCACTTTTTGGTAAGCTTAATCGTCTCTTAGTTGAAAAccaatttaaattcaaattcaaatgcaAGTTAATTATTTAATTTTCAAACAGTAAAATAAAAATGTAGGTTGGGatgcaaatattcactaacaaaTTGTCATGATTGAA comes from Triticum aestivum cultivar Chinese Spring chromosome 5B, IWGSC CS RefSeq v2.1, whole genome shotgun sequence and encodes:
- the LOC123116005 gene encoding uncharacterized protein, whose product is MCSRSNSAFVPPVPKPQQTKRRQEQESRGCRRGSRASRRALAKSEEVRRYSAVERRERIERYRSKRKRRNFQKKITYACRKALADRRWRIKGRFAHAGEEEQKACLAETSNQGSSSTSGSAVPEWWPAMEEALARKEEVDGITKLLRCDHEMLVSYLGLNLCCARDPSNHPST